The nucleotide window TTTTCGGGTGTTTTATCGGTTTTTTTCGTAAAGCCATGCGTAATAACATATCGGTTATCAACGACGTGAAAATAAAAGACCCGTTGGATATTCGAACTCACTTTTGAACGAAGTTCATACAGATTCGTTTCTAATTTTTTAACCCACTGATTTCTTGAGGCTACTGGTAGGCCATATTTTTCCGTTTTCTCAATCACTGCTAACAATTTTACAGCGTCTTTTTCAGGTAAAGAATCTAAAAAATCTTCAAACTCACTTGTGCCATCTGGCCGTTTAATATACTCAAATATCGGTTTATTCTTCATATGTCCATGATAGTATATACGCTATCAAAAATCAAGAGTTTTCTATTTTCTGGTCAGTAGAAAATAAGATCCTAAAGGACGTTTCCGAACAGGAAATCGGACGGTTCAATTAAAAGATTTTGGTATCTTTCTGATCATTTTCTAATGAGCAAAAAGACACTTATTCCTCCAAAATTCCATGCGAAAAATGGTTGGTTCGCATAGGATTTTTGGAGGAGGAATCTGGCCGAAAACGGTCAGATTTATTGAGGAGCAACGTT belongs to Carnobacterium alterfunditum DSM 5972 and includes:
- a CDS encoding type II toxin-antitoxin system RelE/ParE family toxin, which gives rise to MKNKPIFEYIKRPDGTSEFEDFLDSLPEKDAVKLLAVIEKTEKYGLPVASRNQWVKKLETNLYELRSKVSSNIQRVFYFHVVDNRYVITHGFTKKTDKTPENEKKRAREIRKKIMEELPDGNN